In one Chryseobacterium camelliae genomic region, the following are encoded:
- a CDS encoding dihydrofolate reductase — protein sequence MTTIVVAMGENNEIGFENQLLWHLPKDLKHFKDLTSGHPIIMGRKTYESIGKPLPNRTNIVVSRQKDWFEEGILIVGSLKEAVKFAKKIDEEVFIIGGGNIYEQTMDAADRLEVTLVKADLQADTYFPKINLKVWKKVDEVCHEKDEKNQYDFCFQTYEKMKSE from the coding sequence ATGACAACAATAGTGGTGGCAATGGGAGAGAACAACGAAATTGGTTTTGAAAATCAGTTACTTTGGCATCTTCCGAAAGATTTAAAACATTTTAAAGATCTGACTTCGGGGCATCCGATTATCATGGGAAGAAAAACGTACGAAAGTATAGGGAAACCGCTTCCTAACCGTACCAATATTGTTGTATCCAGACAAAAAGACTGGTTTGAGGAAGGTATTTTAATTGTAGGAAGCCTTAAAGAAGCCGTAAAGTTTGCCAAAAAAATAGACGAAGAAGTCTTTATTATCGGAGGCGGGAATATTTACGAGCAGACTATGGATGCTGCTGATAGACTGGAAGTGACTCTGGTAAAAGCAGATTTGCAAGCAGATACGTATTTTCCAAAAATTAATCTTAAAGTTTGGAAAAAAGTTGATGAGGTCTGTCATGAAAAAGACGAAAAGAATCAATACGACTTCTGTTTTCAGACGTACGAAAAAATGAAGAGCGAATAG
- a CDS encoding trimeric intracellular cation channel family protein — MHEQFNFAIEVLGTISFSMSGSFAAMQKRLDPFGVLIIAFVTSVGGGTVRDLLLDIPVFWMHDLLTCALIILTSIFTMVFKSFEKNFQVTLFIFDSFGLGLFTIIGVQKGLHADIHPLICIGLGTITGCFGGIIRDILLNRIPLIFRKEIYATACIVGGSIFLLLTKFTTLSFTVIQVFTILLIVAIRTLAVKYHWQMPKFYGYNNDAEM; from the coding sequence ATGCACGAACAGTTCAATTTTGCCATAGAAGTACTCGGAACCATTTCCTTTTCGATGTCGGGAAGTTTTGCAGCGATGCAGAAGCGTCTCGATCCGTTCGGAGTATTGATTATTGCTTTTGTCACTTCTGTCGGAGGAGGAACTGTAAGAGATTTATTACTGGATATTCCGGTGTTCTGGATGCATGATTTGCTCACCTGTGCTTTGATTATCCTGACCAGTATTTTCACCATGGTTTTTAAATCGTTTGAAAAAAACTTTCAGGTCACTTTATTTATTTTCGACAGTTTCGGGCTTGGATTATTCACTATTATTGGTGTTCAAAAAGGCTTACATGCAGATATCCATCCTTTAATATGCATTGGTTTGGGAACCATTACAGGGTGTTTTGGAGGGATTATCCGGGATATTCTGCTCAATAGAATTCCTTTGATTTTCAGAAAGGAAATTTATGCAACTGCCTGTATTGTGGGCGGTTCTATATTTTTACTTTTAACAAAATTCACTACCCTTTCCTTTACGGTAATTCAGGTTTTTACGATTTTATTAATTGTAGCTATCAGAACGTTAGCCGTAAAGTATCATTGGCAAATGCCGAAATTTTATGGATATAATAATGATGCCGAAATGTAA
- a CDS encoding four helix bundle protein produces the protein MDFIQIFRDRTKKFSISIIKSLSSLPYSDDLSILRKQIIGSSTSVAANYRAVSRARSEKERSAKICIVVEEIDETQLWLEIIEELGYLNEEKILHLKSECEELVKVMTTYKFKLSQSTTA, from the coding sequence ATGGATTTTATTCAGATATTTAGAGATAGGACTAAAAAATTTTCTATTTCGATTATTAAATCTTTATCATCGTTACCTTACTCTGATGATCTTTCAATACTTAGAAAACAAATTATAGGATCTTCAACCTCCGTTGCAGCCAATTACAGAGCTGTTTCAAGAGCAAGATCAGAAAAAGAAAGATCTGCAAAAATCTGCATTGTTGTTGAGGAAATAGATGAAACTCAACTTTGGCTGGAAATAATTGAAGAACTTGGGTATTTAAATGAAGAAAAAATTCTACATTTAAAATCAGAATGTGAAGAATTAGTAAAAGTAATGACAACCTATAAATTTAAATTATCCCAAAGTACAACTGCATAA
- the coaD gene encoding pantetheine-phosphate adenylyltransferase: MKIAVFPGSFDPITLGHYDIIERAAPLFDKLIIAIGQNSQKKYMFPLEKRIEFIQNSVAEFPNVEVDFFEGLTVDYCFEKNAQYIIRGLRNPADFEFEKAIAHTNRTLAHKKLETVFLLTSSGKSFISSSIVREIINHGGEYELLVPDSVRV; this comes from the coding sequence ATGAAAATTGCTGTTTTCCCAGGATCTTTTGATCCAATCACTCTAGGACACTACGACATTATAGAAAGAGCGGCTCCTCTTTTTGATAAATTAATTATTGCCATCGGACAGAATTCTCAGAAAAAATACATGTTTCCTCTGGAAAAAAGGATAGAATTCATTCAAAATTCCGTTGCAGAATTTCCCAATGTGGAAGTCGACTTTTTTGAAGGCTTAACTGTTGATTATTGTTTTGAAAAAAATGCACAATACATTATCAGAGGATTAAGAAATCCTGCAGATTTTGAATTTGAAAAAGCCATCGCTCACACCAACAGAACTTTAGCTCATAAAAAACTGGAAACGGTGTTTTTATTAACTTCATCCGGAAAATCTTTTATCAGCAGCAGTATTGTGAGAGAAATTATCAACCACGGCGGAGAATATGAATTACTGGTTCCCGATTCTGTTAGGGTGTAA
- the hemW gene encoding radical SAM family heme chaperone HemW: MMYIHIPFCKQKCSYCNFHFSTSLHFKDEMLTAMKKEIFLRKDELQDKKLQSLYFGGGTPSILSSDEIKSLIDEVLKYFSFEKDIEITLEANPDDLDKSFLKGLSNSPVNRLSIGTQSFFEEDLKLMNRAHTASEAEGSIKRAQDFGFENLSIDLIYGSPTSNLEIWKENLNKTIALEVPHISSYALTVEPKTALENWISKGKVISPKEEEQNKEFYYLSDFLKDNGFEHYEISNFAKPGFYSRHNSSYWKYKEYLGIGPSAHSYNGFDIRSWNVANNQQYIKKLNSNLLAKEEEVLSLEDQFNEMIMIGLRTIWGVDLENLNEKFNHKILEHFQHEIKSKLEQEILIIENNHLKIPEKHWFMADGIASDLFFV, translated from the coding sequence ATGATGTATATTCACATTCCTTTTTGTAAGCAAAAATGCAGCTATTGCAATTTTCACTTTTCAACATCTTTACATTTTAAAGATGAAATGCTCACTGCAATGAAAAAAGAAATCTTTTTACGAAAAGATGAATTGCAAGACAAAAAATTACAGTCCCTTTATTTTGGTGGCGGAACTCCTTCCATTCTTTCATCAGACGAGATCAAATCTTTAATCGATGAAGTTTTAAAATATTTCAGTTTTGAAAAAGATATAGAAATCACGTTGGAAGCCAATCCTGATGATCTGGATAAAAGCTTTTTGAAAGGTTTATCAAATTCTCCGGTAAATCGCTTGTCAATTGGGACACAGAGTTTTTTTGAAGAAGATTTAAAACTGATGAATCGTGCACACACGGCTTCAGAAGCTGAAGGTTCAATCAAAAGAGCACAGGATTTCGGTTTCGAAAATTTGAGCATTGATTTGATTTATGGTTCACCGACTTCAAATCTTGAAATCTGGAAAGAAAACTTAAATAAAACCATTGCGCTGGAAGTTCCTCATATTTCTTCTTATGCCTTGACGGTTGAACCGAAAACAGCCTTAGAAAACTGGATTTCAAAAGGAAAAGTAATCAGCCCGAAAGAGGAAGAGCAAAATAAAGAATTCTACTACTTATCAGACTTCTTAAAAGATAATGGCTTTGAGCATTATGAGATTTCTAATTTTGCTAAACCAGGATTCTATTCTCGACACAATTCTTCCTATTGGAAATATAAAGAATACCTGGGAATTGGTCCGTCTGCACATTCTTACAACGGTTTCGATATCAGGAGCTGGAATGTTGCGAATAATCAGCAATACATTAAAAAATTAAACTCAAATCTTTTGGCTAAAGAAGAAGAAGTTCTTTCTCTGGAAGATCAGTTTAACGAAATGATTATGATTGGTTTAAGAACAATTTGGGGAGTTGATCTTGAAAACCTGAACGAGAAGTTTAATCATAAAATTCTTGAGCATTTCCAACATGAAATTAAATCAAAGCTGGAACAAGAAATTTTAATCATTGAAAATAATCATTTAAAAATTCCCGAAAAGCATTGGTTTATGGCTGATGGGATTGCTTCGGATTTGTTTTTTGTTTAA
- a CDS encoding RluA family pseudouridine synthase, with translation MTEDNEDFLDEEILDTNSIDNIDIDEENKGLYEHLNLTVDKSQEPLRIDKFLLIFRQNSSRNKISQTCRAGNVIVNGVAVKQNYRVKPGDQISVLLAHPPRENVIIPQDIPINIVYEDEDLVVVDKEPGMVVHPGFGNWDGTLVNALAFHFEKNGSKSDLDRVGLVHRIDKDTSGLLVIAKNEYALSFLAKQFFERKTKRLYWAFVWGNVQDDEGTIRGHIGRHPKNRMQMHTYEDGSQGKHAVTHYKVLERFKYMTWVECKLETGRTHQIRAHFKHIGHTLFNDERYEGHTPLRGVNLPKYKQFIKNVFEILPRHALHAHTLGFIHPTTKKELYFESPMPKDMADAVKKWRNYLEN, from the coding sequence ATGACAGAAGATAACGAAGACTTTTTAGATGAAGAAATATTAGATACGAACAGCATTGATAATATCGATATTGATGAAGAAAATAAAGGATTATATGAGCATCTTAATCTCACTGTTGATAAAAGTCAGGAACCATTAAGGATCGATAAGTTTTTATTGATTTTTCGTCAGAATTCTTCAAGAAATAAAATCTCTCAGACCTGCAGAGCCGGAAACGTTATTGTAAACGGAGTGGCGGTGAAGCAGAACTATCGTGTAAAACCGGGAGATCAGATTTCTGTATTATTAGCACATCCTCCAAGAGAAAATGTAATTATTCCACAAGATATTCCGATTAATATCGTTTATGAAGATGAGGATCTTGTTGTTGTAGATAAAGAACCCGGAATGGTGGTTCATCCGGGATTTGGAAACTGGGACGGAACTTTGGTAAATGCTTTGGCATTTCATTTTGAAAAGAACGGTTCGAAATCTGATCTCGACAGAGTAGGATTGGTACATAGAATAGACAAAGACACTTCCGGGCTGCTTGTTATAGCGAAAAATGAATATGCACTAAGCTTTTTGGCAAAACAATTCTTTGAAAGAAAAACCAAAAGATTGTACTGGGCTTTTGTATGGGGAAATGTACAGGACGATGAAGGAACCATAAGAGGTCATATCGGGCGACATCCTAAAAACAGAATGCAGATGCATACTTATGAAGACGGAAGCCAGGGAAAACATGCGGTAACTCATTATAAAGTATTGGAAAGATTTAAATATATGACGTGGGTAGAGTGTAAACTGGAAACCGGGAGAACGCACCAGATCAGAGCGCACTTTAAACATATTGGTCATACCTTATTTAATGATGAAAGGTATGAAGGACATACCCCTTTAAGAGGAGTAAATCTGCCTAAGTATAAGCAGTTTATAAAAAATGTGTTTGAAATATTGCCACGACACGCATTGCATGCTCATACTTTAGGATTTATCCATCCGACGACTAAAAAGGAATTGTATTTTGAGAGCCCAATGCCGAAAGATATGGCGGATGCTGTAAAAAAATGGAGAAATTATTTAGAAAACTAA
- a CDS encoding D-alanine--D-alanine ligase, with translation MSKKNVAVVMGGYSDEYVVSLKSGQLIYDSLDRNLYNVYKVVILKNEWYFLDENDTKYSINKGDFSVTLDNNETLQFDVCFNIIHGTPGENGILQAYWDAIGQKYTGCDFYQSALTFNKKDTLAVLSKYGIPSAKSVYLRKGEEINVDAIVENLGLPVFVKPNQSGSSLGISKVKEKSELIAATEIAFKEDDEILIESFLDGMEVSVGVIDFKGETIVLGITEIVPQNEFFDYEAKYEGASEEITPARIDDETRLRVEEIAKRAYNSLGMSGFSRSEYILMNGIPYMLEMNTNPGFSPASILPQQAKIYGISITDLCGNEVEKALSK, from the coding sequence ATGAGCAAAAAAAATGTTGCCGTAGTAATGGGAGGTTATTCTGATGAATACGTGGTTTCCCTAAAAAGCGGTCAATTAATCTATGATTCTTTAGACAGAAACTTATACAATGTATATAAAGTGGTCATTCTTAAAAATGAATGGTATTTTTTAGATGAAAATGACACAAAATACAGCATCAACAAAGGAGATTTTTCAGTAACCCTGGATAATAATGAAACATTACAATTTGATGTATGCTTCAATATCATTCACGGAACACCGGGAGAAAATGGAATTCTTCAGGCTTATTGGGACGCCATCGGACAAAAATATACAGGGTGTGATTTTTATCAAAGCGCCTTAACTTTCAATAAAAAAGATACATTAGCTGTCCTTTCAAAATACGGAATCCCTTCTGCGAAAAGTGTTTATTTAAGAAAAGGAGAAGAGATTAACGTTGATGCAATTGTAGAAAATCTTGGGCTTCCCGTTTTTGTAAAGCCTAATCAATCGGGATCTTCTTTAGGAATTTCTAAGGTTAAAGAAAAATCTGAATTAATCGCTGCAACAGAAATTGCATTCAAAGAAGATGATGAAATCTTAATTGAAAGTTTCCTGGACGGAATGGAAGTTTCTGTGGGAGTAATCGATTTTAAAGGAGAAACTATTGTTTTAGGAATTACAGAAATCGTTCCTCAAAATGAGTTCTTTGATTACGAAGCAAAATACGAAGGGGCCTCTGAAGAAATTACTCCGGCAAGAATTGATGATGAAACAAGACTAAGAGTAGAAGAAATTGCGAAAAGAGCTTACAATTCTTTAGGGATGAGCGGTTTTTCAAGAAGTGAATATATTCTGATGAACGGAATTCCCTATATGCTGGAAATGAATACCAACCCGGGATTCTCACCTGCTAGTATTCTTCCTCAACAGGCAAAAATCTATGGAATTTCGATTACCGATCTTTGTGGTAACGAGGTTGAAAAGGCGCTTAGTAAATAG
- a CDS encoding DUF2892 domain-containing protein has product MNKYIKIAVAAVLILLGLYMMIFTRSLGWGIVVFLLTAIPILLFFKNEYILLAFWQLRKQNMEKAAVWLQGITNYQAQLHKSQYGYFHYLMGLTQAQDHPTKVEPLMKKALEYGLNMKHDRAMATLNLAAAAISKGRKQEGQKLLEEAKRLDSAGMMTDQIKMMKDQLKMPTMQKHMHNPHMRNRGKFF; this is encoded by the coding sequence ATGAATAAATACATAAAAATTGCCGTTGCGGCAGTTCTTATCCTTTTAGGACTTTACATGATGATCTTTACGAGAAGTTTAGGTTGGGGAATTGTAGTTTTTCTTTTGACTGCAATACCGATCTTACTTTTCTTTAAAAATGAATATATTCTTTTGGCTTTCTGGCAATTGAGAAAACAAAATATGGAAAAAGCGGCTGTTTGGTTGCAAGGTATCACCAATTATCAGGCACAGCTTCACAAGTCTCAATATGGATATTTTCATTATCTGATGGGTTTAACACAAGCTCAGGATCATCCGACAAAAGTGGAGCCATTGATGAAAAAAGCACTGGAATATGGCTTGAACATGAAGCACGACAGAGCGATGGCAACATTGAATTTAGCGGCTGCAGCAATTTCTAAAGGCAGAAAACAGGAAGGACAGAAATTGTTGGAAGAAGCAAAAAGACTGGACAGTGCGGGAATGATGACGGATCAGATCAAAATGATGAAAGATCAGTTGAAAATGCCTACAATGCAAAAGCATATGCATAATCCTCATATGAGAAACAGAGGGAAATTCTTTTAA
- a CDS encoding TPM domain-containing protein, giving the protein MRLRSLKIVFSFLLICFYSFVSAQYTIPKKPAILYPVYDEANLLSQQEKNDLNNKLIKFADSTSTEIEVIIIPTTKGEDVNFLATMFGEKWGIGTKEQDNGIVFLIATEDHTMSIQQGRVVEQYLTASVAGQILDYIVTPHFKKGEWYEGINRGTSALMEAVQGKFKPIANQESGDGSVLKILLIAFVIFIILAILFGNMGGGKGGGNYDDDVIITRRGRRNYPGGFFPFPGSFGGGGFGGGSSGGGFGGFGGGGSFGGGGASGGW; this is encoded by the coding sequence ATGAGATTACGTTCTCTTAAAATAGTATTTTCATTTTTACTCATATGCTTTTACAGTTTTGTATCAGCACAATATACCATTCCTAAAAAACCGGCAATTCTCTATCCTGTTTATGATGAAGCCAATTTATTAAGCCAGCAGGAAAAAAATGACCTGAACAATAAGCTTATCAAATTTGCAGATTCTACCTCTACGGAAATTGAAGTGATCATTATTCCTACTACGAAAGGAGAAGATGTTAACTTTTTAGCGACTATGTTTGGTGAAAAATGGGGAATCGGGACCAAAGAGCAGGACAATGGAATTGTTTTTCTCATTGCAACAGAAGATCATACCATGTCGATCCAACAAGGAAGGGTTGTTGAACAATATTTAACCGCATCAGTTGCAGGACAGATCTTAGACTATATCGTTACTCCTCATTTCAAAAAAGGAGAATGGTACGAAGGGATTAATCGAGGAACTTCCGCATTAATGGAAGCCGTTCAGGGGAAATTCAAACCTATTGCCAATCAGGAAAGCGGTGACGGAAGTGTTTTAAAAATTTTACTGATTGCTTTTGTCATATTTATTATTCTTGCCATCCTTTTCGGAAACATGGGTGGTGGAAAAGGCGGAGGTAATTATGACGACGACGTTATTATCACAAGAAGAGGCAGAAGAAACTATCCCGGCGGATTTTTTCCTTTCCCGGGCAGCTTCGGAGGTGGCGGATTTGGTGGTGGAAGTTCTGGAGGAGGATTTGGAGGCTTCGGCGGTGGCGGTAGCTTCGGTGGTGGCGGAGCATCCGGTGGATGGTAG
- a CDS encoding type IX secretion system membrane protein PorP/SprF has product MRKLYAIVCLALLSNAYKAQESLPYYQQYLLDGDFLFNPAQYGKTDEVQLNLNYQQQFSKFNDGPNVQSVGINANIFDRVGAGISVFRDSNGPISAGGITAGASYFIPLSSEGDRKDQFSFGTSVNFYNMNFDYTDVNTDQQYDPNLIGTEGNLFMVYANFGLAATYRNLFGGVSVNDIALSNDESIVNNYEPSPIKFFLNLGYDWHVGDNMYFTPSVLVNLNTNSTRLMDYNLMATFFNDINSFSFGVSYRAAQNRFDNQQLQIAPIVKVKFNKFMVGATYNLGLSDIQDYGGNSFMLSVGYNFDNFINRRGYRY; this is encoded by the coding sequence ATGAGAAAACTATATGCTATCGTATGTTTAGCTCTTTTGTCGAATGCATACAAAGCACAAGAATCACTTCCATATTATCAACAATACCTTTTGGATGGTGATTTCCTGTTCAATCCTGCTCAGTATGGAAAAACAGATGAAGTTCAACTTAATCTTAACTACCAACAGCAATTTTCAAAGTTTAATGATGGACCAAACGTACAGTCGGTGGGGATCAATGCGAATATCTTTGATAGAGTAGGTGCGGGAATTTCTGTATTTAGAGATAGTAACGGCCCTATTTCCGCAGGAGGTATCACAGCAGGAGCTTCTTACTTTATCCCTTTAAGTAGTGAAGGAGACAGAAAAGATCAGTTCTCTTTTGGAACAAGTGTTAATTTCTATAATATGAATTTTGATTATACAGATGTTAATACAGATCAGCAATATGACCCCAATTTAATTGGTACGGAAGGTAATCTTTTCATGGTATATGCCAACTTTGGTTTAGCAGCTACGTATAGAAATTTATTTGGAGGAGTATCGGTTAATGATATCGCTTTGAGTAATGATGAATCTATCGTAAACAACTATGAGCCGTCTCCTATTAAGTTCTTCTTAAACTTAGGGTATGACTGGCATGTTGGAGACAACATGTACTTCACTCCATCTGTATTGGTAAACTTGAATACCAACTCTACAAGATTGATGGATTACAACTTGATGGCAACTTTCTTTAATGACATCAACTCTTTCTCTTTCGGGGTAAGCTATAGAGCAGCTCAGAACAGATTTGATAATCAGCAGTTACAGATCGCTCCAATCGTTAAAGTTAAATTTAACAAGTTTATGGTGGGAGCTACTTATAACTTAGGATTGTCTGATATTCAGGATTATGGAGGAAATAGCTTTATGCTAAGTGTAGGTTATAACTTCGATAACTTCATTAACCGTAGAGGATATAGATATTAA
- a CDS encoding PASTA domain-containing protein, whose amino-acid sequence MFKSLFNWKVLLNLLVAIGVFVGLVWLTFRWLEYHTNHGQEIPVPNVVNKTVHEAIKILDDTGLEYEVDSSKYDPKFRPFQVLQVFPSPGSRVKDGRTVRLKVNPKTWAAIALPDVINKYSGLAFQRLEQVGLKVGDTIYEPSIQKDAVLRILFNGAEVKPKTKLPRFSIVDIVIGSGPMRNIGIPSVVGLTVKEAKALIIRSKFEVGVVEYEDGGKDESDIVYYQDPAAGDVRDQGMQIDLWASKKTPAELRNKIDQLNSMYRMKVDTALPPVRYEEVAVEPAHIEEPAPAPKKETSKPEPAKSETQKSTTVKPATSDDKTKATGSNSKGTAQQPAEKPKAKKVIIQ is encoded by the coding sequence ATGTTTAAATCACTTTTCAATTGGAAAGTTTTACTGAATTTATTAGTAGCCATCGGTGTTTTCGTAGGGTTGGTTTGGCTTACCTTCCGTTGGTTGGAATATCATACTAATCATGGTCAGGAAATTCCTGTTCCGAATGTGGTTAATAAAACAGTGCATGAAGCAATCAAAATATTAGACGATACAGGATTGGAATATGAAGTGGACAGCTCGAAATACGATCCGAAATTCAGACCTTTTCAGGTATTACAAGTATTTCCTTCGCCGGGTTCCCGTGTGAAAGACGGCAGAACGGTTAGGTTAAAAGTGAATCCTAAAACCTGGGCTGCGATTGCTCTTCCTGATGTGATTAACAAATATTCCGGGCTGGCTTTCCAAAGATTGGAACAGGTAGGGTTGAAGGTTGGCGATACGATTTATGAACCAAGTATTCAAAAAGATGCGGTTCTTAGAATTTTATTTAATGGAGCTGAAGTAAAGCCTAAAACAAAACTTCCAAGATTTTCTATTGTAGATATTGTGATTGGTTCCGGACCTATGAGAAATATCGGAATTCCTAGTGTGGTTGGCTTAACGGTAAAAGAAGCGAAAGCACTTATTATAAGAAGCAAATTTGAAGTAGGGGTAGTAGAATATGAAGACGGTGGTAAAGATGAATCTGATATTGTGTATTATCAGGATCCTGCTGCTGGAGATGTACGGGATCAGGGAATGCAGATTGATCTTTGGGCAAGTAAAAAAACGCCTGCTGAATTAAGAAATAAAATAGACCAGCTAAATTCTATGTACCGTATGAAGGTAGATACGGCTCTTCCTCCGGTAAGGTACGAAGAAGTTGCTGTAGAGCCTGCTCATATTGAAGAACCTGCTCCTGCTCCTAAAAAAGAAACTTCTAAACCGGAGCCTGCCAAGTCGGAAACTCAGAAAAGCACAACCGTAAAACCGGCAACTTCTGATGATAAGACAAAAGCAACAGGCAGTAATAGCAAAGGAACGGCACAGCAACCTGCTGAAAAACCAAAAGCTAAAAAGGTAATTATTCAATAA
- a CDS encoding NAD(P)H-dependent oxidoreductase: MKKTLVVFAHPYLEHSNSNVELINFYVRHQHFTLRDLYEEYPDFHIAAFRERKRLKNYDRFIFQFPLIWFGIPPLLRLWIDEVFDRDWLKEGGHNPLENKEVYILVTTGGKERSFSRNGTYKYTVEELISGLIVSLNVFKANLKNIKVVYEANKLSKKDIILHKQKFTELLNQ, encoded by the coding sequence ATGAAGAAGACGTTGGTAGTTTTTGCGCACCCCTATCTGGAGCACTCTAATTCTAATGTGGAGCTCATCAATTTCTATGTCCGTCATCAGCATTTTACCCTAAGAGACCTTTACGAAGAATATCCTGATTTTCATATTGCCGCTTTCCGGGAAAGAAAAAGGCTAAAAAACTATGACCGTTTTATTTTTCAGTTCCCATTAATCTGGTTTGGAATTCCTCCCCTGTTAAGGCTTTGGATCGATGAAGTCTTTGATCGCGACTGGCTAAAAGAAGGAGGGCATAATCCATTGGAAAACAAGGAAGTTTATATTTTGGTGACCACCGGAGGAAAAGAAAGATCTTTCAGCAGAAACGGTACCTACAAATATACCGTGGAAGAGCTTATCAGCGGACTTATCGTCTCCTTAAATGTTTTTAAAGCAAACCTTAAAAATATCAAAGTTGTTTACGAAGCCAATAAATTATCTAAAAAAGACATCATTTTACATAAACAGAAATTCACAGAACTTTTGAATCAATAA
- a CDS encoding TPM domain-containing protein produces the protein MNSFLTDQQIASLVEAIQSAEEHSTGEIRVHIDSNTENDNAKTAFKIFEKLCLNKTTERNAVLFHVNFEQKYLTIIGDTGIHEKVHQSYWDQLHDYITSEFAKGNYANALKSAILKTGLELKKHFPVKGENPNQLSNEITFS, from the coding sequence ATGAACAGTTTCCTTACAGATCAGCAAATAGCTTCCCTAGTGGAAGCTATTCAATCAGCAGAAGAACATTCTACCGGTGAAATCAGAGTGCACATCGATTCGAATACTGAAAACGATAATGCTAAAACAGCGTTTAAAATTTTCGAGAAACTGTGTCTTAATAAAACCACCGAAAGAAATGCCGTGCTTTTTCATGTAAATTTTGAACAAAAATACCTTACCATTATTGGTGACACGGGAATTCATGAAAAAGTACACCAATCCTACTGGGATCAGTTGCATGATTACATCACCTCTGAATTTGCTAAAGGAAATTATGCTAACGCTTTAAAAAGCGCTATCCTGAAAACAGGGCTTGAACTCAAAAAACATTTTCCCGTAAAAGGAGAAAATCCCAATCAGTTATCTAATGAGATTACGTTCTCTTAA
- a CDS encoding LemA family protein yields MKNKGCLSAGTIGIALLVIVAVLFFWGKSGYNNFVAQEQEVITKWANVETVYQKRANLIPNLERTVKSYSKFEQETLTKVVEARSKATSINIDPSNMTEQDLARFQAAQGQLSGALSRLMAVVEQYPNLKADQQYINFQREYTAIENSIRSETVYYNESVQKYNTSIKQFPNNILANFTNFKEKPAFKAEAGAEKAPEVFSE; encoded by the coding sequence ATGAAAAACAAGGGCTGTCTGAGCGCCGGAACTATCGGTATTGCTCTTCTCGTTATTGTTGCTGTACTATTTTTCTGGGGCAAAAGCGGATATAATAATTTCGTGGCTCAGGAGCAGGAAGTAATCACCAAATGGGCCAACGTAGAAACCGTTTATCAAAAAAGAGCGAACCTCATCCCCAATTTGGAAAGAACCGTAAAATCTTACTCGAAATTTGAGCAGGAAACCCTTACAAAAGTGGTTGAAGCCCGTTCAAAAGCAACTTCCATCAATATTGACCCAAGCAATATGACAGAACAGGACCTGGCAAGATTTCAGGCTGCACAAGGGCAATTATCGGGTGCTTTAAGCCGTTTGATGGCTGTTGTTGAGCAATATCCAAACTTAAAGGCAGATCAGCAGTACATTAATTTCCAAAGAGAATATACGGCTATTGAAAACAGCATAAGAAGTGAGACGGTTTATTATAATGAATCTGTTCAGAAGTACAACACTTCCATTAAACAGTTCCCTAATAATATCCTGGCAAACTTCACCAATTTCAAAGAGAAACCGGCATTTAAAGCAGAAGCAGGAGCAGAAAAAGCACCTGAAGTATTCTCAGAATAA